GATTTAATAAAGCTTTATTTTCGATAAATCAAGGAGAACCTTGGAAAAAGTTTTTACTTTTAAAAAATTATTTACATTCAAATTAATTAATTTCAAATTGATGATCAATCCGTATAAGAAAAACGCGAAATTGGTTTTAAGTAATGGAGTTGTATTCCCAGGATTCTTTTTTGGCGCCTCTGGTACAGCCATTGGTGAAATAGTTTTTAATACAGGAATGACCGGATATCAGGAAGTTATTACTGATCCAAGTTATTATGGGCAAATATTAACATTTACTTATCCAGAGATTGGAAATACTGGTATTAATTTTGAAGATTCAGAATCTAAGATTAATGTTAAAGGTATAATTGTTAGAAATTTTTCATCTAATAACAGCAATTGGAGATCTAAAAAGAATTTTAATCAATGGTTAGTTGAAAAAAATATTATAGGTCTATATGGAATTGATACAAGGGCTCTTGTTAAAATTTTAAGATCTAGTGGCGCGATGAATGGAGTTATTACCTCTCTTGATAAAACTGATGAAAGTTGTTTAAAGATAATTTGTGATACGCCCAAGATGGAGGGATTAAATTTATCAAAAGTTGTTTCAACAAAGCAAGAATATTTATGGAAAAGTCATACGCAAACAATTTTTGATTTAAGAAAAAGATATGATGAATCTTCTAAAAAGTTAAAAATAGTAGCAATTGATTTTGGAATTAAAAATTCAATTCTAAATAGACTTGTATCCCATGGTTGTGAAGTTTTGGTTTTACCTTCAAGGTCTTCTCTAAATGATGTTCTTTCTAATAAGCCAGATGGTATATTTTTCTCAAATGGTCCAGGCGACCCTTCTTCTGTTTCTGAAGGTATAGACTTAGCAAAATCACTTATAGAATATGGTGAAATACCTATGTTTGGTATTTGCCTTGGCCACCAAATATTTGGATTAGCATTAGGAGGTTCAACTTATAAATTACCTTTTGGACATCGTGGTTTAAATCATCCTTGTGGTGAAAATAATAAAATTGAGATAACTAGTCAGAATCATGGTTTTGCTATTGATCCAAATTCACTATCAAAGGACATAGTTAGAATTACCCACTATAACCTTAACGATAATACTGTAGCTGGCTTAGAGGTTTATAATAAGCCTATATTTAGTGTGCAATATCATCCAGAAGCAGGACCTGGCCCACATGATTCAGATTATTTATTTAAAAAATTTGTTTCTCTAATGTTAGAAAGATGTTGACATATTGTTTTCTTTTGATTTGATAATTACATTTGATATATTAATTTTTGGAGGTATTAGATCATAGAAGATTTCCAGAAGTTAACCGTTTCTTTAAGAGGAAACATTGAGGTTAATACAAACATTATTGTTTTTACTTTTAAAGGCCAACTTGATGCTTTCTCAGAAAAACAATTTAAGACTTTCGTTACTAATAATTTAAAAAATGACCTTCCATTCGTTATTGATCTTACAAAAATTGATTTTTTAGATTCCTCGGGTCTTGGAGCACTTGTTCAAACTGCAAAAGAATGCAAAAAGTCGAAACTTGGGTTCACTGTCGTTGGCAATTCGAGAGTGGCCCAAACAATTAAACTTGTTCGTTTAGGGGATTTTCTTAACTTGAAGTCAAGCCTTGAAGATGCATTAAATTATTTAAAGAATTGAACTATTGGATTCAAAACATGGTTCCATATGGATCTCCCGAGGATATAGGTGTTATCCAACTTGCTTGGCTTGGAGATTCGGTATGGGAGCTCCACCAAAGACTAAGGTATGTTCATTTCCCTTTAAAATCTAAAGACCTCCATTTATCTGTAGTAAACGAAGTAAAAGCAAAATCCCAGTCAAATTCATTAAGTCATATTGAACATTTATTAAATTCAAATGAAATGGATCTAATTAGGCGTGCTAGAAATAAAACAAAGAGATATCCAAAATCTTCAGACCCCACCATATACTCTAGAGCAACTGGTTTTGAAACTCTTATTGGCTGGCTATTTTTAAAAGATCCTCAAAGATTATCAACACTTTTTGAATATTTAGAATTAAAAATGGATTGAATCTATGAAAAACTCCTCAAATAAATTTCACGGAAAAAATAATAAAGAGTACAAAAAAAATTCAGATTTTGCTTATTACTCTAAAAATACACATCGTTCAGAAAAAAATGATAGATTTTTGAACAATTCAGTTAAAAATAAGAAAGTTGAAAAATTAAAAAAAAATGATGAAAATAATACTTTTTCTTCTTTGAAAAGGAGAAATCCAAGATATAAAACTAATACAGAGTTTCCTAATAAAAATTCTGATATGCATCAGGAGTTTACTAATAAGAGAAATTTTGATGATTGGATATGGGGTAAACATTCGGTATATGAGGCTCTAAGAAGTGATAGTGCGATTAATAGGATTTGGTGTACTTCGGAAATTTTTTCTTCGGACAAATTCTATATCTTGCTTAAGGATCTTAAATCAAAAGGAGTTCTTATTGAAGAAGTTTCTTGGAACAGGCTTTCGCAATTGACATATGGTGCTTCACATCAAGGTGTCGCTTTGCAGTTAGCATGCTCTAAAACAATATCCCTAGAACAATTAATCGATTTTTCTAAAAAAAATTGTCCAAATCCTATAATAGTCGCATTAGACGGTATAACTGATCCTCATAATGTGGGTGCGATTATAAGATCAGCGGAAGCATTTGATTGCAAAGGTGTAATTATTCCTCAGAGAAGGTCTGCAGGATTGACTGGAACAGTCGCCAAGGTAGCTGCAGGAGCCTTAGAACACCTTCATGTAAGTAGAGTTGTTAACCTAAATAGATCACTTGAAGAACTTAAGAAAAATGGTTTTCTTGTCGCTGGCTTATCAGGAGATGGTCAAATAGCTATCTCAAATTTTCAAGAAAGAGCACCTTTGGTAGTTGTAGTAGGCTCTGAAGATAAAGGTATTTCTTTGCTTACTCAAAAAAAATGCGATTTTATATTAAGAATTTCTCTTAAAGGTAAGACTTCAAGTTTGAATGCCTCTGTAGCGGCCGCCATATCCTTATTTCACTTGACAAGTAAATAATTTTATTGTGATTAATCACTGTTTTAAGCACCACTAAAATGTGGTTGTTTCAATACATTTATATGATTAATAAAAATATATTGAATTTTCGCTACAAAATTGTATAGAATTTAACAAGAATTTAGGGTTTAACAGCCCAAAAAAATTGATTAGAAACTTTGGAAACAAACTTGGTTTAGCTTGGTGGGCTAAAATCGAGACAGATCAACCAAGTATTACCTACTGGTTTGGCCCATTTATTACTAAACGTAGTTTAAAAGAAAATATGTCTTCTTTTATTAAAGAACTTTCTGATGAAGGGTCCAAAAATATTAAGCACAATATAGTACGTTGCAAAAAAGAAGAACCATTAACTATTTGATGACTTTGATTTTAAGAAATAAATTAAGAAATGAATTTTAATTCTTTAAGAAAAGAAATTACTAGCAATAATGCTTCTGTTAAGGAATTAGTTAATGATATCTTTGCCAAAATCGATCATAAAGATCCTGAAATTAATTCGTATATTTGTACTACAAAAGATAATGCTATCTCGCAAGCAGAAAAGATTGATAAATTAATTCAAAATAAAGAAAAACTTCCTCCTCTCGCGGGGATGCCAATAGCGATAAAGGATAATATTTGCACCAAAGGAGTTGCAACAACTTGTGCAAGTAAAATGCTTAAAAGCTTTGTTGCGCCTTACGAATCCACCGCTTCGAGTAAATTATGGACTTCAGGGGCAATTTGTTTAGGGAAAACAAATTTAGACGAATTTGCAATGGGTAGTTCAACGGAAACTTCTGTATTTGGTGTCACTTCAAATCCTTGGGATATTAATAGAGTGCCAGGAGGCAGTTCAGGCGGTAGTGCTGCTTCAGTTGCCGCTGGATTTTGTGCAGCGGCTATAGGTTCTGATACAGGAGGATCAATAAGGCAACCAGCTTCTTTTTGTGGTGTCGTAGGTCTTAAACCCACTTATGGCAGAGTTAGCAGATGGGGACTTGTAGCATTTGCTAGCTCTCTTGATCAAATTGGCCCAATTACAAATACTGTCTCAGATGCGGCTGAAATTCTTTATTCCATATCTGGTAAAGACCCCTATGACTCAACATGTCTTGATAAGCCAGTACCAAATTATTTGACTGACTTAAATAAATCTATAAAGGGTTTAAAAATTGGAATCATTAAAGAATGTTTTGAACACCCAGGGCTTAATCCAGAAGTAAAGGAATCTGTTCTTTCTGGAGTTGATAGATTTCAAGCTTTAGGGGCTGAAATTATAGAAGTTGAATGTCCTAGATTTAACGATGGAATTGCGACATATTATGTAATTGCACCATCTGAAGCCTCCGCAAATTTAGCTAGATATGATGGTGTTAAATATGGTTACAGATCGAATGAAGGTTCAAATCTTATAGATATGACTTCCAAAAGTAGAGCTGAAGGTTTTGGAGATGAGGTACAAAGAAGAATTTTAATAGGTACTTATGCTTTGTCAGCTGGATACAGTGATGCCTATTACAAGAAGGCACAAAAAGTTAGGACACTCATAAGAAAAGATTTTGATAATGCTTTTAAGAAAGTAGATGTTTTATTAACTCCAACTTGCCCAACCACTGCTTTTTTGAAGGGAGATTTTGTCAATGATCCACTTTCAATGTATTTGTCTGATTTATTAACTGTTCCTGCTAATTTAGCAGGCCTCCCAGCAATCAGTATCCCTTGTGGTTTTGATACTAAAGGATTACCTATTGGAATGCAATTAATAGGCAATGTATTACAAGAAGATAGAATATTGAATTCCGCAAATATCTTTGAAATTGATGCTCAGGTAATTAAGAACAGACCTTTATTTTAAATTTGTATTAATAATTAATTTGTAATCACAAAGTATAGATCTTTTAGAAATTTTCTCTATCTTATATATATAAATTATTTGAATATGGCTTTCGTTCCGCTTCATAATCACAGTGACTACAGCTTACTTGATGGTGCCAGTCAAATTTCAAAAATTGTAGATAGAGCTTGTGATCTTGGAATGGAATCGATAGCTCTTACTGATCATGGAGTTATGTATGGTGTTCTTGATTTGGTCAAGAAGTGTAAAGAGAAAGGTATAAAACCAATTATTGGTAATGAAATGTACGTGATTAATGGTTCTATTGATGATCCTCAACCTAAAAAAGAAAAAAGATATCATTTGGTGGTTCTAGCAAAAAATTTTACTGGTTATAAGAATTTAGTGAAGTTGACAACAATTAGTCACCTAAATGGGATGAGAGGCCGAGGCATTTTTTCTAGACCATGTATTGATAAATCACTTTTAAGCAAATACAGTAATGGTCTAATTGTTTCTACAGCTTGTCTTGGTGGAGAGATACCTCAGGCTATCTTAAAAGGTAGATTAGACGTAGCAGAGGATATAGCTCTTTGGTATAAAAATTTATTTGCAGATGACTTTTATCTAGAAATACAAGATCATGGCTCTATTGAGGATAGAATTGTTAACGTTGAATTAATAAAAATTGGGAAGAAACACCAAATAAAAGTCATCGCTACCAACGACGCCCACTACTTATCAAGTATGGATGTTGAAGCACATGACGCTTTGCTTTGTGTATTAACAGGAAAACTAATAAGTGATGAAAAAAGATTGAGATATACCGGTACAGAATATATTAAAAGTGAAAATGAAATGCTTGAACTTTTTAAAGATCATATTGATGAAGAATCAATTATTGAGGCAGTGAACAATACAGTAGAAATTTCTCAAAAAGTTGAAGTATTTGATTTGTTTGGTAATTATAGAATGCCAAAATTCCCTCTTAACGAAGATACAGATTCATTTTCTTTCCTTACACAATTATCTAATAAAGGCCTTTTAAAAAGACTTAAAAAAAATGATCTTACAGAAGTTGATGAGAACTATAAAAAAAGACTATCTTCCGAATTAAAAATTATTAAAGATATGGGCTTCCCAGATTATTTTTTAGTTGTTTGGGACTATATCAAATTTGCTAGAGATAACTCTATCCCTGTTGGACCTGGTAGAGGTTCTGCAGCAGGCTCACTAGTAGCTTATGCTCTTCAAATTACAAATATAGATCCTGTTGAGCATGGATTGTTGTTTGAGAGATTTTTAAATCCAGCAAGAAAGTCAATGCCAGATATTGATACCGACTTTTGCATTGATCGGAGAAATGAAGTTATTGATTATGTTACTAATCGTTATGGAGAGGATAAAGTTGCTCAAATAATTACTTTCAATAAGATGACCTCTAAGGCAGTTTTAAAAGATGTTGCAAGGGTTCTAGACATACCATATGGAGAGGCGGATAAATTGGCTAAGTTAATACCGGTTGTAAGAGGGAAACCTCATAAATTAAATGAAATGATTGATAAGAATTCTCCTAGCCAAGAGTTTAGAGACAAATATATTAATGATAATAGGGTGAAAAAATGGGTTGATTTGGCTTTAAGAATTGAAGGAACTAATAAAACATATGGAGTTCATGCTGCTGGAGTTGTTATTGCATCAGATCCTCTTGACGAACTTGTACCTCTTCAAAGAAATAATGAAGGACAGATAATAACCCAATATTCTATGGACGATATCGAATCACTTGGATTATTGAAAATGGATTTCTTGGGTCTTAAGAATCTTACGATGATTGAAAAGACAGTTTCTCTTATTAATCAATCTACTGGAAAAAAAATAAATATTGATGAATTACCACAAAATGATGGTAAAACCTTTGAGCTTATTGGGAGAGGTGATCTTGAAGGTATTTTTCAACTTGAATCATCCGGCATGAAGCAGGTCGTTAAGGATTTCAAACCTAACTCTCTAGAGGATATTTCTTCAATACTGGCTCTTTATAGACCCGGTCCTCTTGATGCAGGCCTTATACCTAAATTCATCAATCGGAAAAATGGAAACGAAAAGATTGATTTTCCTCATCCTTTTATTAAGTCAATTCTTACAGAAACCTATGGAATTATGGTTTACCAAGAACAAATCATGAAAATTGCTCAAGACCTAGCCGGTTATTCTCTAGGTGATGCCGATTTACTTAGAAGAGCAATGGGGAAAAAGAAAGTTTCTGAAATGGTAAAGCATAGGAATATTTTTGTAGACGGCTCCATGAAGAAAGGTGTTAATGAAAAATTAGCAAATGATCTTTTTGATCAAATGGTTTTATTCGCTGAATATTGTTTTAACAAAAGCCATTCAACTGCTTATGGTGCCGTAACTTATCAAACTGCATTTTTGAAAGCCCATTTTCCTGTTGCATATATGGCAGCCCTTTTAAGCGTTAATTCTGGCTCTAGCGACAAGATGCAAAGATATATTTCTAATTGTTATTCCATGGGAATAGAAGTTATTTCACCGAGCATTAATTTTTCTGGTGTTGATTTCACTATTAAGGATAATCAGATTTTATTCGGGTTATCTGCAATTAAGAATTTAGGAGATTCTGCAATAAGAAATATAATTGAAAACCGAAATAGTTTTGGAACCTTTAAGTCTTTATCAGATTTGTGTGACCGTTTACCTTCTAATGTTCTTAACAAAAGAAGTCTTGAATCTCTAATTCATTGTGGGGCATTAGATGAGTTTTCAAATGATAATAATAGAGCTCAGTTATTGTCAGATCTTGAACATGTTGTTGAGTGGGCCTCTTCAAGAAATCGTGATAGATTATCAGGGCAAGGAAATCTATTTGACTCTAAAGAAGAATTTTCTAATGTTGCTTTTTCAGATTCACAATTAGCTAAGGTTGATGATTATTCACTCATTGAGAAATTAAAGTTAGAAAAGCAGCTATTAGGCTTTTACTTATCTGACCATCCTCTAAAGCACTTAACTAAGCCAGCAAAACTTATATCACCTATAAGCATTTCACAGTTAGAAGAAACAAAAGATAGAACCAAAGTCTCATTAGTTGGAATGATCCCTGATTTGAAGCAAATTACAACGAGAAAAGGAGATAGGATGGCTATAGTTCAGCTTGAAGATCTTTCTGGAAGTTGCGAAGCAATAGTTTTTCCAAAAACCTATGTCAGATTATCAGAATTTCTTTTGACTGATACTAGATTATTGTTGTGGGGAACAATAGACAAAAAAAGTGATAAGACTCAATTAATAATTGATGACTGTAGAGAAATAGATAATCTTAAATTGCTTATTATTAATCTTGAAAGTTCTCAAGCATCAGATGTAAGAGTACAAAATACATTAAGAAACTGTTTAACTAAATTTAAACCTGATAAAGATAGATGTGGAATCAAGATTCCTGTTTTAGCTGCAGTAAGAAATAAAAACAGTGTTACCTACGTTAAATTTGGTGATCAATTCTGTATTGGAGATATTCAAGGAGTATGCAAATTATTAGAAGAAAAATCATTTCAAGTTAATTTGAAATCTTTAGTTTCCTAGATTAACTTTTATCCTCGAAATTTTGAGTTGCAGGTTTGAAGGCTGCTTTAGCACGTTGTATGTTCATTGGAATATTTTCAATACCAAAAAAAGATCCAGGCTCTTTATCCCAACTAGCTGATAATATTCCAAAACTCAATCCTGCTAGTCCTAACAAAAAAAACAATGCTGAAATTGCAATTGTTGATGAAGGAGGTATTTCAGCAATATTTCTTGTAACTATAATGTAGCTAACAACAAAAACCGACATCCCTAGTATTGTGGGAATT
This is a stretch of genomic DNA from Prochlorococcus marinus XMU1412. It encodes these proteins:
- the carA gene encoding glutamine-hydrolyzing carbamoyl-phosphate synthase small subunit, translated to MINPYKKNAKLVLSNGVVFPGFFFGASGTAIGEIVFNTGMTGYQEVITDPSYYGQILTFTYPEIGNTGINFEDSESKINVKGIIVRNFSSNNSNWRSKKNFNQWLVEKNIIGLYGIDTRALVKILRSSGAMNGVITSLDKTDESCLKIICDTPKMEGLNLSKVVSTKQEYLWKSHTQTIFDLRKRYDESSKKLKIVAIDFGIKNSILNRLVSHGCEVLVLPSRSSLNDVLSNKPDGIFFSNGPGDPSSVSEGIDLAKSLIEYGEIPMFGICLGHQIFGLALGGSTYKLPFGHRGLNHPCGENNKIEITSQNHGFAIDPNSLSKDIVRITHYNLNDNTVAGLEVYNKPIFSVQYHPEAGPGPHDSDYLFKKFVSLMLERC
- a CDS encoding STAS domain-containing protein; protein product: MVFTFKGQLDAFSEKQFKTFVTNNLKNDLPFVIDLTKIDFLDSSGLGALVQTAKECKKSKLGFTVVGNSRVAQTIKLVRLGDFLNLKSSLEDALNYLKN
- a CDS encoding Mini-ribonuclease 3, with the protein product MNYWIQNMVPYGSPEDIGVIQLAWLGDSVWELHQRLRYVHFPLKSKDLHLSVVNEVKAKSQSNSLSHIEHLLNSNEMDLIRRARNKTKRYPKSSDPTIYSRATGFETLIGWLFLKDPQRLSTLFEYLELKMD
- the rlmB gene encoding 23S rRNA (guanosine(2251)-2'-O)-methyltransferase RlmB; translated protein: MKNSSNKFHGKNNKEYKKNSDFAYYSKNTHRSEKNDRFLNNSVKNKKVEKLKKNDENNTFSSLKRRNPRYKTNTEFPNKNSDMHQEFTNKRNFDDWIWGKHSVYEALRSDSAINRIWCTSEIFSSDKFYILLKDLKSKGVLIEEVSWNRLSQLTYGASHQGVALQLACSKTISLEQLIDFSKKNCPNPIIVALDGITDPHNVGAIIRSAEAFDCKGVIIPQRRSAGLTGTVAKVAAGALEHLHVSRVVNLNRSLEELKKNGFLVAGLSGDGQIAISNFQERAPLVVVVGSEDKGISLLTQKKCDFILRISLKGKTSSLNASVAAAISLFHLTSK
- a CDS encoding DUF1816 domain-containing protein, translated to MIRNFGNKLGLAWWAKIETDQPSITYWFGPFITKRSLKENMSSFIKELSDEGSKNIKHNIVRCKKEEPLTI
- the gatA gene encoding Asp-tRNA(Asn)/Glu-tRNA(Gln) amidotransferase subunit GatA encodes the protein MNFNSLRKEITSNNASVKELVNDIFAKIDHKDPEINSYICTTKDNAISQAEKIDKLIQNKEKLPPLAGMPIAIKDNICTKGVATTCASKMLKSFVAPYESTASSKLWTSGAICLGKTNLDEFAMGSSTETSVFGVTSNPWDINRVPGGSSGGSAASVAAGFCAAAIGSDTGGSIRQPASFCGVVGLKPTYGRVSRWGLVAFASSLDQIGPITNTVSDAAEILYSISGKDPYDSTCLDKPVPNYLTDLNKSIKGLKIGIIKECFEHPGLNPEVKESVLSGVDRFQALGAEIIEVECPRFNDGIATYYVIAPSEASANLARYDGVKYGYRSNEGSNLIDMTSKSRAEGFGDEVQRRILIGTYALSAGYSDAYYKKAQKVRTLIRKDFDNAFKKVDVLLTPTCPTTAFLKGDFVNDPLSMYLSDLLTVPANLAGLPAISIPCGFDTKGLPIGMQLIGNVLQEDRILNSANIFEIDAQVIKNRPLF
- a CDS encoding DNA polymerase III subunit alpha, with the translated sequence MAFVPLHNHSDYSLLDGASQISKIVDRACDLGMESIALTDHGVMYGVLDLVKKCKEKGIKPIIGNEMYVINGSIDDPQPKKEKRYHLVVLAKNFTGYKNLVKLTTISHLNGMRGRGIFSRPCIDKSLLSKYSNGLIVSTACLGGEIPQAILKGRLDVAEDIALWYKNLFADDFYLEIQDHGSIEDRIVNVELIKIGKKHQIKVIATNDAHYLSSMDVEAHDALLCVLTGKLISDEKRLRYTGTEYIKSENEMLELFKDHIDEESIIEAVNNTVEISQKVEVFDLFGNYRMPKFPLNEDTDSFSFLTQLSNKGLLKRLKKNDLTEVDENYKKRLSSELKIIKDMGFPDYFLVVWDYIKFARDNSIPVGPGRGSAAGSLVAYALQITNIDPVEHGLLFERFLNPARKSMPDIDTDFCIDRRNEVIDYVTNRYGEDKVAQIITFNKMTSKAVLKDVARVLDIPYGEADKLAKLIPVVRGKPHKLNEMIDKNSPSQEFRDKYINDNRVKKWVDLALRIEGTNKTYGVHAAGVVIASDPLDELVPLQRNNEGQIITQYSMDDIESLGLLKMDFLGLKNLTMIEKTVSLINQSTGKKINIDELPQNDGKTFELIGRGDLEGIFQLESSGMKQVVKDFKPNSLEDISSILALYRPGPLDAGLIPKFINRKNGNEKIDFPHPFIKSILTETYGIMVYQEQIMKIAQDLAGYSLGDADLLRRAMGKKKVSEMVKHRNIFVDGSMKKGVNEKLANDLFDQMVLFAEYCFNKSHSTAYGAVTYQTAFLKAHFPVAYMAALLSVNSGSSDKMQRYISNCYSMGIEVISPSINFSGVDFTIKDNQILFGLSAIKNLGDSAIRNIIENRNSFGTFKSLSDLCDRLPSNVLNKRSLESLIHCGALDEFSNDNNRAQLLSDLEHVVEWASSRNRDRLSGQGNLFDSKEEFSNVAFSDSQLAKVDDYSLIEKLKLEKQLLGFYLSDHPLKHLTKPAKLISPISISQLEETKDRTKVSLVGMIPDLKQITTRKGDRMAIVQLEDLSGSCEAIVFPKTYVRLSEFLLTDTRLLLWGTIDKKSDKTQLIIDDCREIDNLKLLIINLESSQASDVRVQNTLRNCLTKFKPDKDRCGIKIPVLAAVRNKNSVTYVKFGDQFCIGDIQGVCKLLEEKSFQVNLKSLVS
- a CDS encoding PAM68 family protein, which produces MKKKQSKKKTQSKKKKNYSEKTAFANLEKASNTETRPKISSSGIPKYVADRMARRIFFTAGIPTILGMSVFVVSYIIVTRNIAEIPPSSTIAISALFFLLGLAGLSFGILSASWDKEPGSFFGIENIPMNIQRAKAAFKPATQNFEDKS